One window of Bactrocera tryoni isolate S06 chromosome 2, CSIRO_BtryS06_freeze2, whole genome shotgun sequence genomic DNA carries:
- the LOC120769724 gene encoding WD repeat-containing protein 81, whose translation MKMDVICNEIGVNIQHLCETPVSGRYQLICDKQWLQTLEQRHKIAPFNVWHKLDRRAHPSDPLDHPWTRILLQTYLKKPNVKVFPLQWQYGDGSIEAAVEAEGSNPLTYSQALCFVTNTNFKNLWEAAYKRYPGANVKYAKSTTPTGRTLSPPSACALVSYDVVLKELIQRVYNCPVIHCQLDRLSEDQKCENINGVGEDSIDRHANIMPALITIETSTHFCVLFYPPAIVTSLYDCITYSPSILGKSYNKSLFIIYQIIQLSKALQAAGLFLGDIRLHDIMVRENLWIQVLPRLESCILRPNLAERGATSPSETAHGVDGDNSVVLEENENGSYVYGGNDEDGEDDTADCSSNTKFDLQFAYDLDQFTLREYCEMWCNGQLSNFDYLTILNNAAGRGLNNPAYHHIMPWVTDFTARNGLNWRDLTKSKYRLNKGDVHLDLMFSHATHQGVNGVGSTVSVGVSSQAPHHVSDFLSEITYFVYMARRTPQEVLCQHVRPIWVPAEYPVSIQRLQQWTPDECIPEFYSDPMIFKSIHEDLPDLDLPAWASCPEDFIAKHREALESQYVSERLQHWIDLNFGYKLSGKAAVKSKNVCLSLVDQHKELCQRGIVQLFTTPHPAKRFPSPWFNKIPPRLNQLLASPRSPRSGSSTLRPNESKRLAKSTENLNVSETTSFPTELTAATTSLRRSGASSSSPRMSLRANNTASDMSNSNFYPSTNFIDLPKDYNPCALLQSLETMETFFARTFPKQKPASNTLEKIFHSDMLFDAHSSENSFTNRLFLDDNPNANIPTVTQNKHKPKSLLAPSPTYLKKRSMKQLLTENRERELQVLGCLIVELFAMPRLRAMLMNGVNATTEERLQACRTVASLHRQDIPKCLRYTVALLLQPQVAVVLTDKGLPAPTSTQLLEPIFANQLIPFPCNFYATYALIRALHQFDLNSSLLELCTHFNCNGRECAKYTDMDRQRVLFERKIAECKVMSCCAYIGRLLEPIGYEQFSPVELLLPHIIDLLLDEQTSILTAWNLFDPVAQALGIVNTQKYLLLPIMKLYDVESFERGMISVRTRSADAGSATGGQVRFSMSSSFKSRKSVKLYHHSFLLHLIVRFGLKCFLHNFIAPLIEAVGGYKEPEDGNGFHYHSSTNNGGGGSRRTSRNLNYASTEDDISLTLMSTEGADQSVDDTTLHVKVPATNTSKQEVEDVFSFDDDANSDHISNSGTSENKSIDSFDMRPTPAEEAKEDYNQSETASEKLAISEIIYGSKMSNASLEDADKVSLNSQCATDSPTAQLGAKSPTIEIPASAIRRSYQLNTIDCDIGSRKSIDSFEIITQAVEEEQKQLKSQQIAADRTQLHAENKETKTEEESEMQAQVALDSLQASVISKMSEAKAAQNNRISEMSAGSLTWLAHRLGPSLTSRYITRNLLKMLSLCYVGQENLLPETHEQAELQNLNYFSMSDAHVVGDRSAARVLECLMSIAALFGEEVILVQYFPHISELIALGSKRITPSLEGAIISTLQLLKYLVPCLMDATIMEHLKETILKNMLLPIVRILGSTRLLMPSGYLGRSVLARKWLDAVYTLCVRIGPDMSKEHLCIPTLRPYFLIFDKAFGIREQFENQTVSQLSISPPINCFGNDDGANSRREREEIRDVFSPALAHISYLSFLRFLGEAIMQRTICNLEFILTLCHEFEQPDYKSQMTNDMSNNDTVDSPSKSRDNLTEPELLVANSFGTNVIGNRLEVVSGGAASQSQQEVGPMEVLDMVAYKFEHLPTVRHLKGNWLAYWRHEISRSDKDTMLNLKQIKLQSFGGHTNSVRSILALDNENSFISASKDKTVKLWSLRSEGDGRKMTSCQFTYTAHKKSIHSLAFLEASRLVVSCDAGVHIWDPFIGRPLGVLDAPKHNPITVVKALPSPSPLILAGTAESSVKIIDTRCMQYVNEWRVSNGTTQGNATVRCLTVAPSGNWLAVGLSSGSIVMLDTRTGCILNAWRPMECDLLQLAAPNDQQLISSALDHSLAVWHATDGILHYQLKPPAEPAHFLQTIESELIYATTGNRIGIYADIGSSHATHTVTKLRAETFRGVLTSLAVLPLNRTFLAGNESGNIVLLC comes from the exons atgaaaatggatgTGATTTGCAATGAAATTGGTGTAAACATTCAACATTTGTGTGAAACCCCTGTATCTGGTCGTTATCAATTGATATGCGATAAGCAATGGTTACAAACGTTAGAACAGCGTCACAAAATTGCTCCATTTAATGTATGGCATAAACTCGATAGAAGAGCACATCCAAGTGATCCCTTAGACCATCCATGGACAAGAATTTTATTGCAAACTTACTTGAAGAAACCAAATGTAAAAGTATTCCCTCTGCAATGGCAATATGGCGATGGAAGCATAGAAGCAGCTGTAGAGGCTGAAGGCAGCAATCCGCTCACATATTCTCAAGCATTGTGCTTTGTAAccaatacaaatttcaaaaatctatGGGAGGCTGCATACAAACGTTATCCGGGTGCCAACGTTAAGTATGCCAAATCAACAACACCAACCGGTAGAACATTGAGCCCACCTTCAGCATGCGCCCTAGTTTCTTACGATGTGGTCTTGAAGGAACTGATACAACGTGTATACAATTGTCCTGTCATACATTGCCAGCTAGACAGATTAAGTGAAGAtcaaaaatgcgaaaatattaATGGAGTTGGAGAGGACTCAATTG ATCGTCATGCGAATATAATGCCAGCTCTTATCACCATAGAGACCTCAACTCACTTTTGCGTATTATTTTATCCACCCGCCATCGTCACCAGTCTCTACGATTGCATAACTTATTCGCCGTCGATATTGGGGAAATCTTACAACAAGTCGCTCTTTATTATCTATCAAATTATACAGCTTTCAAAGGCACTACAAGCGGCTGGCCTATTTTTGGGTGATATACGTCTACATGATATAATGGTGCGCGAAAATCTCTGGATACAAGTACTACCACGACTAGAGTCTTGCATATTGCGACCAAATCTGGCTGAACGTGGTGCCACATCACCCAGCGAAACTGCACACGGTGTTGATGGCGACAATTCCGTGGTTttagaagaaaatgaaaatggcaGTTATGTTTATGGTGGAAATGATGAAGATGGCGAAGATGACACTGCTGATTGCTCTAGTAACACAAAATTCGATTTACAGTTTGCATACGATTTGGATCAATTTACATTGCGTGAATACTGTGAGATGTGGTGCAATGGTCAACTTTCTAATTTTGATTATCTAACGATATTGAATAACGCTGCCGGCCGTGGACTTAATAATCCGGCCTACCATCACATAATGCCATGGGTAACTGATTTTACAGCACGCAATGGCCTGAATTGGCGTGATTTAACCAAAAGCAAATATCGACTGAACAAAGGTGATGTACATTTAGATTTAATGTTTTCACATGCCACCCATCAAGGTGTAAATGGTGTCGGAAGCACCGTGTCGGTAGGCGTAAGCAGTCAGGCACCTCATCATGTGTCGGATTTCCTTTCGGAAAtcacatattttgtttatatggCACGTCGCACACCGCAAGAAGTGCTCTGCCAACACGTGCGTCCAATTTGGGTGCCTGCTGAATATCCCGTATCCATACAGCGCTTGCAACAGTGGACTCCGGATGAATGTATACCTGAGTTCTACTCCGATCCAATGATTTTTAAGAGCATTCACGAAGACTTGCCAGATTTAGATTTGCCTGCATGGGCCTCATGCCCTGAAGACTTCATTGCAAAACATCGGGAAGCTTTAGAATCCCAGTACGTCAGTGAGAGGCTACAACACTGGATTGATCTCAATTTTGG CTACAAATTATCCGGAAAGGCTGCTGTCAAATCAAAGAATGTATGTTTGAGTTTGGTGGATCAACATAAAGAACTCTGCCAACGTGGTATTGTGCAACTGTTTACCACACCACATCCCGCCAAACGTTTCCCGTCACCGTGGTTCAATAAAATACCGCCACGCCTCAATCAATTGCTTGCTTCGCCGCGGTCTCCACGTTCCGGCAGCTCCACGCTGCGACCTAACGAGTCAAAACGTCTTGCTAAAAGCACAGAGAACCTTAATGTTAGCGAAACAACCAGTTTTCCAACAGAGCTCACTGCAGCAACAACTTCGCTTCGTCGTTCAGGTGCTTCTTCATCTTCGCCACGTATGTCCTTGCGTGCTAATAACACTGCTAGCGATATGTCAAATTCAAATTTCTATCCCAGCACCAATTTTATTGACTTGCCAAAAGATTATAATCCATGTGCGCTACTCCAATCTCTCGAAACAATGGAAACATTCTTCGCAcgcacttttccaaaacaaaagcCTGCATCAAACACTTTGGAAAAGATTTTTCACAGTGATATGTTGTTTGATGCACACTCCTCAGAGAACTCATTTACCAATCGTCTCTTCCTAGATGATAATCCGAATGCCAACATACCGACCGTAACACAAAATAAGCATAAACCAAAAAGTCTATTGGCGCCAAGCCCAACCTATCTAAAAAAGCGTTCCATGAAACAGCTGCTCACTGAGAACCGCGAACGTGAGCTTCAAGTGTTGGGTTGCCTAATTGTAGAACTCTTTGCTATGCCGCGTCTGCGCGCAATGCTCATGAACGGCGTGAACGCCACCACCGAGGAACGTCTGCAAGCGTGTCGTACTGTGGCTAGCTTACACCGTCAAGATATACCAAAGTGTTTACGTTACACCGTCGCACTGTTGCTGCAACCACAAGTCGCCGTTGTGCTCACCGACAAGGGACTGCCAGCGCCAACATCCACTCAGCTGCTCGAACCAATATTCGCTAATCAATTGATACCGTTTCCATGTAATTTCTACGCTACCTATGCGCTTATACGTGCTTTGCATCAATTCGATTTGAACTCCTCGCTGCTGGAATTGTGTACACACTTCAATTGTAATGGTCGTGAGTGCGCCAAATACACCGACATGGATCGCCAGCGTGTGCTTTTCGAACGTAAAATAGCCGAGTGCAAAGTGATGTCATGTTGCGCGTACATCGGTCGTTTGTTGGAGCCCATTGGCTATGAGCAATTCTCTCCAGTGGAATTACTGCTGCCGCACATCATTGATTTGCTTTTAGATGAGCAGACATCGATATTAACTGCATGGAATTTATTCGATCCAGTGGCACAAGCGCTCGGCATTGTCAATACACAAAAGTACCTGTTATTGCCCATAATGAAATTGTACGATGTGGAGAGTTTTGAACGCGGCATGATTTCGGTGCGCACGCGCAGTGCGGATGCAGGCAGTGCAACCGGTGGACAAGTGCGCTTTTCCATGAGCAGTTCGTTCAAATCGCGCAAATCGGTTAAGCTTTACCATCACagctttttattgcatttgattGTACGCTTCGGTTTGAAATGTTTTCTACACAATTTTATTGCGCCACTAATTGAGGCTGTTGGCGGTTACAAGGAACCGGAAGATGGTAATGGTTTCCACTATCACAGCTCTACGAACAATGGAGGTGGTGGTAGTCGTCGAACGAGTCGGAATTTAAATTATGCCTCTACAGAAGATGACATTTCTTTGACGTTAATGTCAACGGAGGGCGCGGACCAAAGTGTAGATGATACGACGCTGCATGTTAAAGTACCGG CTACAAACACCTCGAAACAGGAAGTAGAAGACGTTTTCAGTTTTGATGATGATGCCAACTCGGATCACATCTCAAATTCGGGTACCAGTGAAAATAAGTCGATCGACTCTTTTGACATGCGGCCGACACCTGCCGAAGAAGCTAAAGAAGATTACAACCAAAGCGAAACAGCATCAGAGAAATTGGCAATTTCAGAGATTATCTACGgttcaaaaatgtcaaacgcATCATTGGAGGACGCCGATAAGGTCTCCTTGAACAGTCAATGCGCAACTGATTCACCCACCGCACAGCTTGGCGCCAAATCGCCTACAATTGAAATACCTGCCAGCGCCATTAGGCGCAGTTATCAATTAAACACCATCGACTGTGACATCGGCTCGCGCAAAAGTATCGATTCGTTTGAAATTATCACACAAGCCGTGGAAGAGGAGCAGAAACAATTGAAATCGCAACAAATTGCCGCCGACAGAACACAACTGCACGCCGAAAACAAGGAGACGAAGACGGAGGAGGAAAGTGAAATGCAAGCGCAAGTTGCATTGGACTCACTGCAAGCTTCGGTAATTTCGAAAATGTCTGAAGCTAAAGCGGCGCAAAATAATCGCATCTCCGAAATGAGCGCTGGGAGCTTGACGTGGCTAGCACACCGTTTGGGACCCTCGCTTACTTCGCGTTATATAACACGCAATCTACTCAAAATGTTGTCGTTGTGTTATGTTGGTCAAGAGAATTTGCTACCCGAAACGCATGAGCAAGCTGAGTTGCAAAATTTGAATTACTTTTCCATGTCGGACGCGCATGTTGTGGGCGATCGTAGCGCAGCGCGTGTCTTGGAGTGTCTGATGTCTATAGCGG CACTGTTCGGCGAGGAAGTTATACTCGTACAATACTTTCCACATATAAGCGAACTGATCGCTTTGGGCTCGAAGCGCATAACACCCAGTCTCGAAGGCGCTATTATAAGCACACTACAATTACTTAAATATCTGGTGCCTTGTCTGATGGATGCCACAATAATGGAACACTTAAAA GAAACAATACTCAAAAATATGCTATTGCCAATTGTACGTATACTGGGCTCTACGCGACTTCTAATGCCCAGCGGCTATTTGGGCCGTTCGGTATTGGCACGTAAATGGTTGGATGCAGTTTATACGCTCTGTGTGCGTATCGGTCCCGATATGTCGAAAGAGCATTTATGCATACCAACGCTTAGACCGTACTTCCTCATTTTCGACAAGGCGTTTGGTATACGTGAGCAATTTGAAAATCAAACTGTGAGCCAACTTTCGATATCTCCACCAATTAATTGCTTTGGAAATGATGATGGCGCAAATTCCAGACGTGAGCGTGAAGAGATACGTGATGTGTTTAGTCCGGCGCTTGCACACATTTCATATTTGTCCTTCTTGCGTTTCTTGGGGGAGGCCATTATGCAACGTACCATTTGTAATTTGGAGTTTATCTTGACACTTTGCCATGAATTTGAGCAACCCGACTATAAATCGCAAATGACAAATGACATGTCGAACAATGATACGGTGGACAGTCCATCGAAGAGTAGAGATAATTTAACGGAACCAGAGCTTCTGGTGGCCAATAGTTTTGGTACAAACGTCATTGGTAATCGCCTTGAGGTGGTCAGTGGTGGCGCGGCAAGTCAATCGCAGCAAGAAGTCGGTCCCATGGAGGTGTTAGACATGGTCGCCTACAAATTTGAACACTTACCAACAGTGCGACATTTGAAGGGCAATTGGTTGGCTTATTGGCGCCATGAAATCAGTCGTTCGGACAAGGATACCATgttgaatttaaaacaaatcaaattgCAATCTTTCGGTGGACACACAAATTCAGTGCGTTCAATTTTGGCATTGGACAACGAGAACAGTTTCATTTCGGCTTCGAAG GATAAAACCGTTAAACTATGGTCGTTACGCAGCGAAGGCGACGGACGCAAGATGACCTCCTGTCAATTCACCTACACAGCACACAAAAAATCCATACACTCACTTGCTTTCCTAGAAGCCTCCCGCCTTGTGGTCTCCTGCGATGCCGGTGTACATATCTGGGATCCGTTCATCGGACGTCCGTTGGGTGTACTCGATGCGCCCAAACACAATCCAATAACCGTTGTTAAAGCACTGCCCTCACCAAGTCCACTTATTTTGGCCGGCACCGCTGAATCTTCGGTGAAAATAATCGATACACGTTGCATGCAATATGTGAACGAGTGGCGTGTGAGCAACGGCACAACGCAGGGCAATGCCACAGTACGTTGCTTGACGGTTGCACCATCGGGCAATTGGCTAGCCGTAGGACTATCCTCGGGCAGTATTGTGATGTTGGATACCCGTACGGGTTGCATATTAAACGCTTGGcgtccaatggaatgcgatttGTTGCAGTTAGCGGCACCTAACGATCAGCAGTTGATCAGCTCAGCACTGGACCACAGCTTGGCGGTTTGGCATGCCACAGATGGTATATTGCATTATCAGCTCAA ACCACCCGCCGAGCCAGCGCACTTCCTCCAAACCATCGAATCTGAGTTGATTTATGCGACCACAGGGAATCGTATCGGTATTTATGCGGACATTGGCAGTTCTCACGCCACGCACACAGTGACAAAATTGCGCGCAGAAACATTCCGTGGTGTGCTCACATCGCTGGCGGTTTTACCCTTGAATCGCACCTTTTTAGCCGGCAATGAAAGTGGAAATATTGTGCTTTTATGTTAG